The genome window TTGATGACTAAGTTTCTTTCTCACTGCTTCCTTTCTCAAGTCATGTCTGAAACTTCCATTATAACTTTCTAAAATTGCCTTTTTGCTAATAAGCTCAATAAAAACCATTTTTTCTTAAAGTGACGATTCAACTTCCATCTCAACTTAAATTGCCTTCCCAAAACTGGCTGTTCAAACTTCCATTAAGTTTCTAAATTGCATTTTTGAAGTTGAACGTTATCTGAAATTTAGCACAATTTTTATGGTGATGTGTTTGGTTTTCACAATAATTTGATTTAATCTTGATGCAGTACTCTAAGTTTGTGAAACCGGCATTTGATGACTTTATTCTTCCTACAAAGAAGTATGCTGACATTATCATTCCCCGAGGTGGAGACAATCATGTTGCTATCGATTTGATTGTGCAACATCTTCGGACAAAACTTGGTCAACATGATCTCTGTAAAATATATCCTAACTTATATGTCATTCAATCAACTTTCCAGGTACCACTATTATCTTCAGGATTTAAGATATTATCTTGACCCTTTTTATCCGTTTCTCTATTTATCTTGAAATTGCCTTTTCGTTGTTCAAGATCCATCTCCTATATGCTCCTAAAGATCGGTATTTTTTCATTCAGATACGTGGCATGCATACGCTTATACGGGATGCTCAGACGACTAAACATGATTTTGTGTTTTATGCTGATAGATTGATTCGATTGGTGAGTAAATTGCTGTACAGTTCATTGCTTGACTGGTTAGCCTATCTTTCTCGGCCCATCAGGGAAAGTCAATCTTTCTTTAACTTATCAACTAGATTCTTCTTCACCTGAACCAGGTCGTTGAACATGGTTTGGGCCATCTTCCATTTACAGAAAAGCAGGTGATCACTCCAACTGGTAAGCTGCTACTGCTATTGGGAAATATTCATGGCCTTGCATTTAAAGCTCTTATTCATAGGGCTCTGAAGTAGCTTCTTTGAGTACTCCAGTTTAAATAGTTGGGTTACTGACATTAGGTCAAAAGATCAGGCTTAATGGTTATCCTTTTTAGAACAGATGGGATTCTGGATACAATTATGAAATTTGACTCATAATGGCTGGTCTCTTTCAGTTACAATTCAGCCAATCGTTTGTAATATTTGTTAtatcttgagccgagggtctttcggaaacagcctctctactccctcggggtaggggtaaggtgtgCGTACTCACcgccctccccagaccccacggtgtgggataatactgggtatgttatgtTTGTAGTATTTGTTATAAAAAATATTGGCTGAATTGTAACTGAAAGAGACTAGGCATTATGACGCAATACATCTTTTATCTGTATTCGGAAGAGCATCAGCTATATTGTCAGTGCATTACGGCTGATTTATTGTATCGGTCAAGATATGTCACTGTTGCTGTATTATTGGGATATTACCTGATAGCATGGCGTATTTTTTTGAGTTAGTAGTGTTGTTGGGTTGTGCATGTGAGGCATCATTAAACATTAATGATCGCGGTTAAAAAAAAAATCTACGCATTTTCCTCCATTTGGTTGTGTCAGCACTTGGTAGTTTGTTAGTTGCGGTACTTCATTGTGGTAAATTTCATTACTTGAATCAAGATTTTTAGCACTATACTAAAATCATATTGTCTCTAGGAGTGGCTTCTGTGTAACATTGTTTCTTTGGACTTTATGTTTTTCTATATACCCAATTGAGTGAGGAACTGCTTCAATGAGCGGAAATAAATTCTTAATTAAATATATTTCTCGTGAGTGCAGGATCTGTATACAGCGGTGTTGATTTTTGTAAGCGGTTGTGTGGTGTTTCAGTAATTAGAAGGTAATAATTTGTAATTTGTAATTagcattttcttttatttcttagaTGGTAGTAATAATTTGTTTTGTACAATATGCTTTTTACCATATGTTGGTGCATGTATTTCGGGAACCCTTCTCAAATGTATTTCATCATCATTGTTTAATCGATTGTGTGGTTGATCATGCTATGTTCACTTATTCTATTGGTGTACTTTTGTTCCAAATTGAGCTGTTTAGTAAAAGGAAATGCATGGGTCCATGCATGTGCGAGACTTCGATACATATGTTTAAAGCTGTCACATGGAGCATCATTGCATCATATTAGTGATTAAGACTGAAGATAACAAATTACAGACTCTCATCTCGGAAACTTGAGATATTCAAGATGGTGAAGCTTCATTTTGAATTTTTAGGATAAATACTTGTTACGCTGACAGGATCAAGATTTCTGATGCTAAGAGTTATCTTCTTCGTAAAGGTCTATATTAATTAGGGTTTCATTTTCTTCAAGTGTGGCAAAAATATACCCCAGAGAAGGTTTGCAGTTTAAATGGTGTTTAAATTTGTCTTAAACTTATGTCAAATTGTTGTCATTCACTGGAGGTGCTTGCTATTCATCACGAATTAATTGGTTCATAATATTGTCAAATGTGTCCAAGACAATTCCCTAATCATCATCCCGTGGTCTGGTTTAATAAGTGTTTGTTTCTTTGTCTTCTCTGCCTTCACCAAAGTGATCGGCTTGCTGTATTATGCTTGTTAACAATAAAATTTTCTAATTATGCACAGCGGGGAGAGCATGGAGAATGCCTTGCGAGCATGTTGTAAGGGTATCAAGATTGGCAAGATCCTTATCCATAGAGAAGGTGACAATGGTCAGCAGGTTAGCAATCGGCAGTGTTCCTCCTGAGTCATTATGTTGGCTTTTGCTCtcttttatgtttatttttatttataatgaCATTTCCTTAATAATGATGCAGCTGATCTATGAGAAACTACCACTAGATATTGCAGAAAGACATGTCCTGTTGTTGGATCCGATCCTCGGAACAGGTTAGTCTTTTTAAGAATGCCTGGATATCAGATAACTGACCACGAGCACATTAAACATGGTTGATCTACATCATCAAGAATTTTATGATGATTTCTTAACAAAAGATTGTTTAAGCAAGACATATTATGTGTCTATATCAACAGGGAATTCAGCTGTTCAAGCTATTTCTTTACTGCTAAAGAAAGGTGTCCCAGAGTCCAACATTTTATTCCTCAATCTCATTTCTGTAAGTTCACTGAATTATCCAGTTAGGATTTGCATCTTTTCTAAGGCACCTTTCGTCATCAATTGCTTCTTGTAGTGATCAATTTGTGGACTACCCAACTGCAACGGCACTGTGGAATAATAACTGCTGTTATTTTTTTTAACTAGGCACCCCAAGGAGTACATGTGGTCTGTAAGCGATTCCCAAGAATAAAGATTGTGACATCTGAGATTGAAATTGGTTTAAATGATGACTTTCGTGTTATTCCTGGGATGGGTGAGTTCGGTGATCGATATTTTGGCACAGACGACGACTGAACCAAGAGTTGTGGCCCCTCCATACCCCGCAATCA of Nicotiana tomentosiformis chromosome 7, ASM39032v3, whole genome shotgun sequence contains these proteins:
- the LOC104112682 gene encoding uridine kinase-like protein 3, coding for MGSNAVEDLIEASSGVHYSGFHMEQPRTPEIEQPTTSIDDSFHKQPFIIGVAGGAASGKTTVCDLIMEQLRDQRVVLVNQDSFYHTLTLEELTKVHEYNFDHPDAFDTEQLLRVVEKLKHGQAVDIPKYDFKSYKNDVFPLRRVNPSDVIILEGILIFHDPRVRDLMNMKIFVDTDADVRLARRIRRDTAEKGRDIATVLDQYSKFVKPAFDDFILPTKKYADIIIPRGGDNHVAIDLIVQHLRTKLGQHDLCKIYPNLYVIQSTFQIRGMHTLIRDAQTTKHDFVFYADRLIRLVVEHGLGHLPFTEKQVITPTGSVYSGVDFCKRLCGVSVIRSGESMENALRACCKGIKIGKILIHREGDNGQQLIYEKLPLDIAERHVLLLDPILGTGNSAVQAISLLLKKGVPESNILFLNLISAPQGVHVVCKRFPRIKIVTSEIEIGLNDDFRVIPGMGEFGDRYFGTDDD